In a single window of the Arachis hypogaea cultivar Tifrunner chromosome 6, arahy.Tifrunner.gnm2.J5K5, whole genome shotgun sequence genome:
- the LOC112696804 gene encoding magnesium-protoporphyrin IX monomethyl ester [oxidative] cyclase, chloroplastic, giving the protein MAAEMALVKPISKFSNTTPKFGTRRIGSYSKFSTIRMSTTTPTPTPPAASTSTKPSKKGKTAIKETLLTPRFYTTDFDEMEMLFNTEINKNLNQDEFVALLQEFKTDYNQTHFVRNKEFKEAADKIDGPLRQIFVEFLERSCTAEFSGFLLYKELGRRLKKTNPVVAEIFSLMSRDEARHAGFLNKGLSDFNLALDLGFLTKARKYTFFKPKFIFYATYLSEKIGYWRYITIYRHLKENPEYQCYPIFKYFENWCQDENRHGDFFSALMKAQPQFLNDWKAKLWARFFCLSVYVTMYLNDCQRTAFYEGIGLDTKEFDMHVIIETNRTTARIFPAVLDVENPEFKRKLDRMVEINEKLLAVGESDDIPVVKNLKRIPLVAALVSELLAAYLMPPIESGSVDLAEFEPQLVY; this is encoded by the exons atggctgCAGAAATGGCCCTTGTGAAACCAATCTCCAAGTTTAGCAACACCACACCCAAATTTGGCACCAGAAGAATTGGTTCATACTCCAAATTCAGCACCATAAGAATGTCCAcaacaacaccaacaccaacacctcCAGCTGCATCAACCTCAACAAAGCCAAGCAAGAAGGGTAAAACTGCCATAAAGGAGACACTGTTGACACCAAGATTCTACACAACAGACTTTGATGAGATGGAGATGCTGTTCAACACTGAGATAAACAAGAATCTGAACCAGGATGAGTTTGTGGCACTGCTGCAGGAGTTCAAGACTGATTACAACCAGACACACTTTGTGAGGAACAAGGAGTTCAAAGAGGCTGCTGACAAGATTGACGGTCCACTCAGACAGATCTTTGTTGAGTTCCTTGAGAGGTCTTGCACTGCTGAATTCTCTGGTTTCCTCCTTTACAAGGAGCTTGGAAGGAGGCTCAAG AAAACCAATCCTGTCGTGGCTGAGATTTTCTCTCTGATGTCTAGGGATGAAGCCAGACATGCTGG ATTTCTGAACAAGGGTTTATCTGACTTCAATTTGGCTTTGGACTTGGGCTTCCTTACAAAAGCTAGAAAGTACACATTCTTCAAGCCAAAGTTTATCTTCTATGCTACATATCTGTCTGAGAAAATCGGATACTGGAGATACATAACCATATACAGACATCTCAAGGAGAATCCTGAATACCAATGTTATCCCATTTTCAAGTACTTTGAGAACTGGTGCCAGGATGAGAACAGACATGGAGACTTCTTCTCTGCTTTGATGAAAGCACAGCCACAGTTTTTGAATGACTGGAAGGCAAAACTATGGGCTCGATTCTTCTGTCTATCG GTTTATGTCACGATGTATCTCAATGATTGTCAACGCACAGCTTTCTATGAAGGCATTGGACTCGACACAAAAGAATTTGACATGCATGTCATCATTGAG ACCAACCGCACAACAGCTCGGATTTTCCCAGCTGTTCTTGATGTTGAGAACCCGGAGTTCAAGCGGAAATTGGACCGGATGGTTGAGATAAACGAGAAGCTTCTAGCTGTTGGTGAGAGTGATGACATTCCGGTGGTGAAGAACTTGAAAAGGATTCCACTTGTTGCCGCCCTGGTGTCTGAACTCTTGGCAGCATATCTAATGCCACCCATTGAGTCAGGATCTGTAGATTTGGCAGAGTTTGAACCACAGCTTGTGTACTGA